A window of Planctomycetota bacterium genomic DNA:
CCGTCGCAACGCGGCAGGGCGTGTCGTGGGGCTACTACAACAACTGGACCAAGCAAGAGCCGCCGACGCGATACGAAGTGCGGTCCGGCCACGATCACTTCTTCGCCTGGCGCATGGCCGACGCGCTCGGCTACGCACCCGACGCGATTCCCCACGACGACCAATTCGCGCTCACCGGCCTCGACGAACACGACCACGCCAACGGCCGCCGCTGGCCTGTGCTCGCTTGCCTCTTCCCCGAGCAAGTGGATCGCGTCGACTTCGAACGCGACGGCACACACGTCGAGACGCAGTACGACGACCCCTTCGCCGTCGGCTGGCGCAGCAACTGGTACCACCTCGGCCACCCCGCCGCTGACGGCCGACACACTTGGAAAGCCACCGCTCACCTGCGCGACGGCACAACCATCGTCCGCGAAGCCACCGCCGAGTTCGCGTGACGATCCATCGTGCAGCACCGAGGTCGCTGCTGCAGCTTGGCAATGCAACAATGCGGCACCATGCCCGTGCAAGCCGACAGCCTTGACCCGACCGCCGCCGCGATGGACCTCTACGAGCAGCTCCGAACCCGTCGCAGCACGCGTGCCTTCTCCGATCGTCCGGTCCCTCGGGAAACGATCGAAGCCTGCGTGCGATGCGCCACGACCGCCCCGAGTGGTGCGAACAAGCAACCCTGGCGATTCGTCTGCGTCAGCGACCCGACCCTGAAGCGTCGCATTCGCCAAGCCGCCGAGGCCGAGGAGGAAGACTTCTACGACCGCCGCATCAGCGACCGCTGGCGTGACGATCTGGCCCCGCTCGGCACCGACGCGAGCAAGCCGTTCCTCGACGTCGCCCCGTGACTGGTCGTGGTCTTCAAACTCACCAAAGGCGACGCCGGCGAGCAGCACTACTACGTCCACGAAAGCGTCGGCCTCGCCGCCGGCATGTTCCTCACCGCCTGCCACCTCGCGGGTTTGTCAACACTGACGCACACGCCGAGCCCGATGAAGTTCCTCGCCGAGGTCTTGGACCGCCCCTCGAACGAAAAACCCTTCCTCCTCATCCCCGTCGGCTACGCCGCGGACGACTGGGAGCCGCCCGAACACGCCAAGACCCGCAAGCCGCTGGACGAAGTGATGGTCGTGCACGAGGGCTCACTGACCGCCCTCAGGTGAACGCTTTCGGACGTCGTAGTGATCGGCAAGCGTTGTTTCTCCCTTCAACTTTGGTCGTTTTGCCGCAGGAACAACGTTGCCTTTGCTGACGACCTCAATGCGGCGTGCGGTCTCCAACGCTTTGAGCGCATCCTTGTAAGCCTTGCCAGCAACGTAATCCTCTGGCCGCTCTGCCAAGCCATCGCACGTTTTGCCGACGTTGACGGTCGCGTCGCCGATGTAGTCGAGCAACGTCTGCTGGATGGCATCCGCTTGTGGCTTGAACAGCAGATTCACATCTGGTTCGTTCGACGCCTGCTGAAACAGCATGCCTGAGCCCTCCGCCGTTCGCCCGTGCGCCCACATCACATCCTTCATGATGCGAAACCCGAGGGGCGACTTTGTCAGATGGATCAAATAGTGGCTCGTTCTACGTCGCCCTGAGGACTCGACGCCAAACGGAAGGAAGAATTGCACTTCCATCGCGGACTTCACCCGATCCTGATACGTCTTGAGGATCAACGCTTCGCGCTCGGTGGGGTCGTCCACGGTCGTCTTAAACGTGAGATGTAACCGCTCGGCCTCGTCGCGCGACCCAAGCAACTCTTCCAGCACACCGCTCGTTTCGTCTAACCCTGCCGTGCGACGGATGCCGTCAATGTTGAAGAAGACGAACGCTTCGCAGGAGGGCCGCTCCATGATCCTGCGAATTGCGTCAAAAGACGTTCCGTCAACGCCGCAC
This region includes:
- a CDS encoding three-Cys-motif partner protein TcmP encodes the protein MGPIAGCRCCLRGGAMPASNDREHFETYRLQTRVKHQILRAYLPPYFDILKTRYRQLGFIDAFAGRGTYDDDTGGKVPGSPVQALEVIAERERLLDKVRTAFIEKDDELVVSLAQEVDAFCHDNPQVARPVILHGSFRERVDEALQHVGDQSPTFAFVDPCGVDGTSFDAIRRIMERPSCEAFVFFNIDGIRRTAGLDETSGVLEELLGSRDEAERLHLTFKTTVDDPTEREALILKTYQDRVKSAMEVQFFLPFGVESSGRRRTSHYLIHLTKSPLGFRIMKDVMWAHGRTAEGSGMLFQQASNEPDVNLLFKPQADAIQQTLLDYIGDATVNVGKTCDGLAERPEDYVAGKAYKDALKALETARRIEVVSKGNVVPAAKRPKLKGETTLADHYDVRKRSPEGGQ
- a CDS encoding nitroreductase family protein, whose translation is MPVQADSLDPTAAAMDLYEQLRTRRSTRAFSDRPVPRETIEACVRCATTAPSGANKQPWRFVCVSDPTLKRRIRQAAEAEEEDFYDRRISDRWRDDLAPLGTDASKPFLDVAP